One stretch of Asterias rubens chromosome 8, eAstRub1.3, whole genome shotgun sequence DNA includes these proteins:
- the LOC117293688 gene encoding putative Ras-related protein Rab-33, with the protein MESPTSENVPAEQTKDKRGDDIDGFVAVEKQRRIFKIIVIGDSNVGKTCLTYRFCGGKFPEKTEATIGVDFREKNVTVDGETIKLQLWDTAGQERFRKSMVQHYYRNVHAVVFVYDITKMSTFEGLPNWIDECDRHSLSPDIPRIMIGNKCDIEDKKVVATSIAQKFADANCMPLYETSAKMDEDADKVEKIFTDLSTQLKNYRPIIPLPSHYGSKDKGSSRETVRLPSTVSPKKDSCCPCSS; encoded by the exons ATGGAATCGCCAACGAGTGAGAACGTGCCCGCCGAGCAGACGAAGGACAAGCGGGGCGACGATATCGACGGGTTTGTGGCCGTTGAAAAACAGCGTAGAATCTTCAAGATCATTGTGATCGGGGACTCCAATGTGGGCAAAACATGCCTGACGTATCGCTTTTGTGGAGGGAAATTCCCGGAAAAGACTGAAGCAACGATAGGGGTGGATTTTAGAGAGAAAAATGTTACTGTGGATGGTGAAACAATCAAG CTCCAACTGTGGGACACGGCTGGCCAGGAGCGTTTCCGCAAGAGCATGGTGCAACACTACTACCGCAACGTCCACGCGGTGGTCTTCGTCTACGACATCACCAAGATGTCCACCTTTGAAGGTTTACCCAACTGGATCGACGAGTGCGACCGACATTCCCTGTCGCCAGACATTCCCCGTATAATGATCGGGAACAAGTGCGACATCGAGGACAAGAAAGTGGTCGCAACGAGCATCGCGCAGAAATTTGCGGACGCCAACTGCATGCCGCTTTACGAGACATCGGCCAAGATGGACGAGGACGCCGATAAAGTGGAGAAGATCTTCACGGATCTGTCCACGCAGTTGAAGAACTATAGACCGATCATCCCTCTGCCGTCCCACTACGGGAGCAAGGATAAAGGAAGTAGCAGGGAAACGGTCAGGCTACCATCAACTGTCAGCCCGAAGAAAGATAGCTGTTGTCCATGCTCCAGTTGA
- the LOC117293862 gene encoding ERAD-associated E3 ubiquitin-protein ligase component HRD3A-like — translation MAANVLADALNDGLRSRVTVSSDRTRLLDEEEQTAFTDDEDRGEDPSLPFGGKVYLARRKKPDTWLTFFLEILAVCLVFCFIYYAYYHFDNLHFHVTHFYAHLGQPHAMHMTGQRYLFGRGVDRNMDQAMRWFKYASDKGHAHAAHNLAVGHLQGYKTDLKDRDEARDLLRYAADQGVEEAINAVYKLCPNGEC, via the exons ATGGCGGCCAATGTACTTGCCGATGCGCTGAACGATGGGCTGCGATCTAGGGTGACTGTTTCCTCGGATAGAACCCGACTATTGGATGAAGAAGAGCAGACAGCTTTCACTGATGATGAGGATCGTGGAGAGGATCCTAGTTTGCCATTCGGGGGCAAGGTGTACTTGGCAAGAAGGAAGAAACCCGACACTTGGTTGACATTTTTCTTGGAG ATCCTCGCTGTGTGCTTGGTGTTCTGCTTTATCTACTATGCGTATTATCACTTTGACAATCTACATTTCCATGTGACCCATTTCTACGCTCATCTGGGCCAGCCACATGCCATGCACATGACTGGCCAGCGTTATCTCTTTGGACGAGGTGTGGATCGTAACATGGACCAGGCTATGCGATGGTTTAA atatgCTTCTGATAAAGGACACGCCCACGCTGCTCATAACCTTGCTGTTGGTCATCTACAAGGCTACAAGACAGACCTCAAAGACAGAGA TGAGGCGCGTGACTTATTGAGGTATGCTGCGGATCAGGGTGTTGAAGAGGCAATTAATGCTGTGTACAAGCTGTGCCCTAATGGAGAATGCTGA
- the LOC117293776 gene encoding pachytene checkpoint protein 2 homolog, giving the protein MTCRVVLHKLADMYGVSDLEEALPVDLVPVKSVHVEVCQNASSTRQREEIKEHVTKLLHRQQVSYGDMNITEFDEPYLKEHVKWISICDTELEGSGQKQAIDLCQAGLHLHVFQLSTDGPAMEELEDEDMAAASHWLLPAADFDGIWDNLIFDSSIKSQLLQYASTTLLFSDCKVDSNIISWNRVVLLHGPPGTGKTSLCKALAQKLSIRLSDRYHYGQLIEINSHSLFSKWFSESGKLVMKMFQKIQELINDQDALVCVLIDEVESLTAARKSAVNGTEPSDAIRVVNALLTQIDQIKRYPNVLILTTSNVTEAIDLAFVDRADIKQYIGPPSPPAIFKIFHSCVKELMRARIIDPAQQLLDLRGLEVMRFIENDATKLSHRLKEIAFKSEGLSGRTLRKLPFLAHALYVKTTPVSLEDYLSALSDAVDKQFKEREELAET; this is encoded by the exons ATGACCTGCCGTGTTGTCCTTCACAAATTAGCTGACATGTATGGGGTAAGCGATCTCGAAGAGGCTCTGCCAGTTGACCTAGTCCCAGTTAAGTCTGTCCACGTTGAAGTCTGTCAAAATGCCAGCAG TACGAGACAACGAGAGGAAATCAAAGAGCATGTGACGAAGCTCCTCCATCGTCAACAGGTGTCATACGGAGACATGAACATCACAGAGTTTGACGAACCTTACCTGAAGGAACATGTCAAGTGGATCTCAATATGTGACACAGAGCTTGAAGGGTCAGGCCAAAAACAG GCGATTGACTTGTGCCAGGCAGGGCTTCATCTGCATGTATTCCAGTTGTCTACTGATGGGCCAGCAATGGAAGAACTAGAGGATGAAGACATGGCGGCGGCGTCTCATTGGTTGCTACCTGCAG CTGATTTTGATGGGATCTGGGACAACCTTATCTTTGACTCCTCTATCAAGTCACAGCTCCTACAGTACGCTTCAACTACCCTCCTCTTCTCCGACTGTAAGGTCGACTCTAACATCATCTCATGGAACAGAGTGGTCCTGCTACACG GACCCCCAGGAACAGGAAAGACTTCATTATGTAAAGCATTAGCACAAAAACTCAGCATCCGACTCTCAGATAG GTATCACTATGGGCAGCTGATTGAAATCAACAGCCATAGCCTCTTCTCAAAATGGTTTTCTGAG AGCGGTAAGCTGGTCATGAAGATGTTTCAGAAGATACAGGAGCTGATAAATGATCAAGACGCTTTGGTCTGCGTTCTCATTGATGAG GTGGAAAGTTTGACGGCAGCCAGAAAAAGTGCAGTAAATGGCACTGAGCCGTCTGATGCAATCCGTGTGGTCAATGCTCTACTAACACAGATTGACCAAATCAAACG ATATCCGAATGTCTTGATTCTGACGACATCTAATGTGACAGAGGCGATTGATCTGGCATTTGTTGATCGGGCGGACATCAAACAGTACATCGGTCCTCCATCACCGCCAGCcatctttaaaatatttcactCTTGCGTCAAAGAACTCATGCGG gCTAGGATAATCGACCCAGCCCAACAGCTTCTTGACCTTAGGGGTCTTGAGGTCATGAGGTTCATCGAGAATGACGCCACAAAGCTGAGTCACAGACTAAAGGAAATAGCATT TAAGAGTGAAGGACTGAGTGGACGAACACTACGGAAGCTTCCATTCCTGGCGCATGCTCTCTATGTAAAG ACGACTCCAGTATCCTTAGAAGACTACCTCTCTGCCCTCTCCGATGCGGTGGACAAGCAGTTCAAAGAACGTGAGGAACTGGCagaaacataa
- the LOC117293543 gene encoding ubiquitin carboxyl-terminal hydrolase isozyme L3-like, whose translation MASKPRWVPLESNPDVMTKYIHNIGVPKKWHFVDVLGLDDDLLGMVPQPVVALIVLFPKGDKIKSAEAELCAKIEKESQKVSEDVYFMKQTIGNACGTIGVLHAVLNNQDGGDFKLEGILAEFSQKTKGMDAAERGASLESDVGICEAHSSSAQEGQTAAPSAEESVKPHFIALVHTDGALYELDGCKPFPINHGVTSADNFLKDSAVVCKKIMAIDPTEMNFNIMALTGGQPLF comes from the exons ATGGCTTCAAAACCACGATGGGTTCCACTGGAGTCAAACCCCGAT GTCATGACCAAG TACATTCACAACATCGGCGTTCCTAAGAAGTGGCATTTTGTTGACGTCCTTGGCCTTGATGATGATCTACTGGGAATGGTTCCACAACCCGTAGTTGCACTCATTGTGCTGTTTCCAAAGGGAGATAAG ATCAAAAGTGCGGAAGCTGAACTCTGTGCCAAGATAGAAAAGGAGAGCCAGAAAGTGAGCGAGGATGTTTACTTCATGAAGCAGACCATTGGGAATGCATGTGGTACGATCGGAGTTCTACATGCTGTGCTGAACAACCAGGACGGAGGCGACTTCAAACTTG AGGGAATCCTTGCAGAGTTTTCTCAGAAGACGAAGGGTATGGATGCAGCCGAGAGGGGTGCTTCTCTAGAGAGTGATGTGGGGATCTGTGAGGCTCATAGCTCCAGCGCCCAAGAAGGACAGACCGCG GCACCGTCTGCTGAAGAGTCTGTTAAGCCACATTTCATTGCCCTGGTCCACACTGACGGCGCCCTCTATGAGCTAGACGGCTGCAAGCCATTCCCCATCAATCACGGTGTTACAAGCGCAGACAACTTTCTCAAG GATTCTGCCGTTGTGTGCAAGAAAATCATGGCCATTGACCCCACGGAGATGAACTTCAACATCATGGCCCTGACTGGCGGACAACCCCTGTTCTGA